One genomic window of Amphiura filiformis chromosome 3, Afil_fr2py, whole genome shotgun sequence includes the following:
- the LOC140149255 gene encoding mitochondrial tRNA-specific 2-thiouridylase 1-like — protein sequence MMSKVKHVVCAMSGGVDSSVAALLMRKKGYNVTGLFMRNWDVLDETGECAADRDCEDAQFVCQKLNIPFREVNFVKEYWNNVFSDFLRQYQNGMTPNPDILCNKHIKFDKFIQYAIEDLGADALATGHYARTEPDILNVKNWKDHPQVKGIKLLKAIDTWKDQTFFLSQITQDALHKTTFPLGELTKDIVKKIAEQAGLQRIVKRKESMGICFIGERNFNKFIKEYVEPQPGQFVSIEDNKIIGQHEGHFLYTIGQRAKLGGLTQAWFVVDKNPNTNDVFVAPNSKHPALYCESLVTGPVHWIHQPPRKLLQDQMMDCGFRFQHSDPLVDCTLTLSGMGSVIVSLSRPLRAITPGQYAVFYLGDECLGSGVIVKPGPSLYTLNWKKYQSGQWKPEFGAT from the exons ATGATGTCGAAAGTGAAGCATGTAGTTTGCGCTATGTCTGGGGGAGTTGACAGTTCTGTTGCAGCTCTACTTATGAGGAAGAAAG GCTATAATGTAACAGGTCTGTTCATGCGTAACTGGGATGTTCTGGATGAGACTGGTGAATGTGCAGCTGACAGAGACTGTGAGGATGCTCAGTTTGTATGTCAGAAACTTAACATACCATTCCGTGAGGTCAACTTTGTCAAGGAATATTGGAACAATGTGTTCAG TGATTTCTTGAGGCAATATCAGAATGGAATGACTCCCAACCCAGACATCCTATGCAATAAACATATCAAGTTTGATAAGTTCATACAGTATGCCATAGAGGATTTAGGAGCTGATGCTTTGGCTACAGGACACTATGCAAGAACAGAGCCGGATATTCTGAATGTCAAGAATTGGAAAGACCATCCGCAAGTGAAAG GTATAAAACTTCTGAAAGCTATAGACACTTGGAAAGATCAGACATTCTTCTTATCTCAAATCACCCAAGACGCATTACACAAGACTACATTCCCCCTTGGGGAGCTCACTAAGGACATTGTCAAGAAGATTGCTGAACAAGCTGGACTTCAGCGAATAGTCAAGAGAAAAGAG AGCATGGGAATTTGTTTTATTGGTGAAAGAAATTTCAACAAGTTCATCAAAGAG TACGTTGAACCTCAACCAGGACAGTTTGTATCTATTGAAGACAACAAAATTATAGGACAACATGAAG GTCATTTCTTGTATACCATTGGGCAGAGAGCTAAGTTGGGTGGCTTGACACAGGCATGGTTTGTTGTAGATAAGAATCCGAACACCAATGATGTCTTTGTT GCCCCTAATAGTAAACACCCTGCATTATACTGTGAGTCTCTTGTTACTGGACCAGTACATTGGATTCATCAGCCACCCCGTAAGCTACTGCAAGACCAAATGATGGATTGTGGCTTCCGTTTCCAGCATTCAGACCCATTGG TGGACTGTACCCTGACATTAAGTGGTATGGGTTCTGTGATTGTATCCCTATCAAGACCTTTACGAGCTATTACTCCAGGTCAG TATGCAGTGTTCTACCTTGGTGATGAATGTCTAGGTAGTGGTGTCATTGTCAAACCAGGGCCATCTTTGTACACACTCAACTGGAAGAAATATCAATCCGGACAATGGAAACCAGAGTTTGGTGCAACATGA